A genome region from Armatimonadota bacterium includes the following:
- a CDS encoding ABC transporter substrate-binding protein, giving the protein ALGADMFLANGFFPDGVLTIRAMKALDYNPKVILQAIGTLIPEWVTQLGPDGDYVVSGTAIHHKLPYPGIAELNQVARERWNLKWAPLYFLFGYAWAQLLQQAVEGAKSLSHAVLVRYMRETTFKTVAGELRFDERGLPAPYEYATQVINGEVELIWPPGRRSAQPVYPKPPWRR; this is encoded by the coding sequence GGGCGCTTGGCGCCGACATGTTCCTGGCCAACGGATTCTTCCCCGACGGCGTGCTGACCATAAGAGCGATGAAGGCCCTGGACTACAATCCCAAGGTGATTCTGCAGGCAATAGGTACGCTCATCCCAGAGTGGGTGACGCAACTGGGGCCTGACGGCGACTACGTGGTCTCGGGGACGGCCATCCACCACAAGCTTCCCTATCCCGGCATCGCCGAGCTGAACCAGGTCGCCCGCGAACGGTGGAACCTGAAGTGGGCGCCGCTGTACTTCCTGTTCGGCTATGCCTGGGCCCAGTTGTTGCAGCAAGCCGTGGAAGGGGCCAAGAGCCTCAGCCATGCCGTGCTGGTGCGGTATATGCGTGAGACAACGTTTAAGACCGTCGCCGGGGAGTTGCGCTTCGACGAGAGGGGGTTGCCGGCACCGTACGAGTACGCGACGCAGGTGATCAACGGTGAGGTGGAGCTGATCTGGCCGCCCGGGCGCCGCTCGGCGCAGCCGGTCTACCCCAAACCGCCCTGGAGGCGGTAG
- a CDS encoding branched-chain amino acid ABC transporter permease: protein MAQLLQALATGLLTGTVYALLGAGFSLIWGVAHVINIVHPALAVGAAYAVYLLAAHGVDPLASLAVVVPLFFLVGVGFHEGVIRPAARRGGDLVLVSMVLTFGLAAALENVLAAVWGPGPRVVNVAYTGRAVQLGGLALPITHLAGAGLAAVTIAALYLFLHRTFPGKAVRAVWQNPEGAALCAINLRQVTSLTYGLAIASAGVAGVALALIYSFSPASHLMWLVFVFLVVIVGGVGSLVGAVVAGMLVGALTNLSTLVIPFAWAPFLLFASLGILLLLRPTGLFRR from the coding sequence GTGGCCCAATTGCTCCAGGCGCTGGCCACCGGGCTCCTGACTGGCACTGTCTACGCGCTCCTGGGGGCCGGGTTCAGCCTGATCTGGGGCGTTGCGCATGTCATCAACATCGTCCACCCGGCGCTGGCAGTGGGGGCGGCATATGCGGTCTACCTGCTGGCGGCGCACGGCGTGGATCCCCTGGCCAGCCTGGCCGTGGTGGTGCCGCTCTTCTTCCTAGTGGGTGTCGGCTTCCACGAAGGGGTCATCCGCCCCGCCGCCCGGCGGGGCGGTGACCTGGTGCTGGTCTCCATGGTGCTGACCTTCGGGCTGGCCGCCGCGCTGGAGAACGTCCTGGCCGCGGTCTGGGGACCCGGGCCACGGGTGGTCAACGTAGCCTATACCGGCCGGGCGGTGCAGCTGGGCGGATTGGCCCTGCCGATTACACACCTGGCCGGCGCTGGCCTGGCCGCGGTGACAATCGCGGCACTGTACCTGTTTCTCCACAGGACATTCCCGGGCAAAGCTGTGCGTGCGGTCTGGCAGAATCCTGAGGGTGCCGCGCTTTGCGCCATCAATCTCCGCCAGGTCACAAGCCTCACCTACGGCCTGGCCATTGCTTCAGCCGGCGTGGCCGGTGTGGCCCTGGCCCTGATCTACAGCTTCTCCCCTGCGTCCCACCTGATGTGGCTCGTGTTCGTCTTCCTGGTAGTAATCGTGGGTGGAGTTGGCAGCCTGGTCGGCGCGGTGGTGGCCGGTATGCTGGTAGGGGCATTGACCAATCTCAGCACGCTGGTCATCCCCTTCGCCTGGGCGCCATTCCTCCTGTTTGCCTCGCTGGGTATCCTGCTGCTGTTGCGGCCGACGGGGTTGTTTAGACGATGA
- a CDS encoding branched-chain amino acid ABC transporter permease produces MRRAVAAGLVAALLILPWVGTGEYPLALLYSTFMYAAVAVAWNVIGGFAGYLSFGHAAFFGLGGYTTGFFLVRAGLSPFLTAPLGAAVAAVFAALAGYPCLRLRGPYFAVVTMILGLAVRAVVLNLPWTGAAEGLWMTLPPWEPLVARRAFYYAMLAVALVTALAGRAVRLGKMGVGLEAIREDEEAAQSIGVPVVRLKMSALILSAGLTGLVGGIYAYDRSYIHPDFMFDLHLSVLAVLMALLGGRQSWAGPILGAVVVRLVDELLTVRVGTEAARIIFGLGLALVIVLLPEGLLPHLERLRRRAPRPPAAVPAAEARP; encoded by the coding sequence ATGAGGCGGGCGGTAGCTGCCGGCCTGGTGGCGGCCCTGCTCATCCTCCCCTGGGTGGGTACAGGGGAGTACCCGCTGGCGTTGCTGTACTCCACCTTCATGTACGCTGCGGTGGCGGTGGCCTGGAACGTTATTGGCGGGTTCGCAGGGTACCTGAGCTTTGGCCATGCCGCCTTCTTCGGTCTCGGTGGCTACACTACCGGATTTTTCCTGGTCCGGGCCGGGCTCTCGCCGTTCCTCACCGCACCGCTTGGCGCCGCGGTTGCGGCGGTGTTTGCCGCCCTGGCCGGGTACCCATGCCTGCGCCTGCGCGGCCCGTACTTCGCCGTGGTCACCATGATTCTGGGCCTGGCGGTGCGCGCCGTCGTCCTCAACCTCCCGTGGACCGGCGCGGCAGAGGGATTGTGGATGACACTCCCGCCGTGGGAGCCGCTGGTGGCGCGGCGTGCCTTCTACTACGCCATGCTGGCTGTGGCCCTGGTCACCGCTCTGGCCGGGCGGGCTGTGCGCCTGGGGAAGATGGGTGTTGGCCTGGAGGCGATTCGCGAGGATGAGGAGGCAGCGCAGAGCATCGGCGTCCCGGTGGTGCGGCTGAAGATGAGTGCATTGATCCTCAGCGCCGGACTGACCGGTCTGGTCGGAGGCATCTACGCCTACGACCGCTCCTACATCCATCCTGACTTCATGTTCGACCTCCACCTCTCAGTGCTGGCCGTGCTCATGGCGCTGCTGGGGGGACGGCAGTCCTGGGCCGGTCCGATCCTGGGTGCGGTGGTGGTGCGGCTGGTGGATGAGCTCCTCACTGTTCGGGTGGGGACCGAGGCTGCGCGCATCATCTTCGGCCTGGGGCTGGCCCTGGTGATCGTGCTGCTCCCCGAGGGGTTGCTGCCGCACCTGGAGCGGCTTCGGCGGCGCGCCCCCCGGCCGCCTGCGGCTGTCCCGGCAGCGGAGGCGCGGCCCTAA